The genomic window GGCCCTAGATTGGATCAGCGCGTGCCGGGCGGACTGACCCCGCCCGGCACGCAGCCGGATCAGGAACAGCTGCAGTTGCAGCAGTTCGGCGGCGGGGCGCAGCAGAAGGACGCGCTGGCCTCGGTCATACCGTGGCCCGCCGTGAGCGACTGGCTCTGCTCGTCGCCG from Kitasatospora sp. NBC_01250 includes these protein-coding regions:
- a CDS encoding thiomuracin/GE37468 family thiazolyl RiPP peptide, giving the protein MNEFKPSLAAAVADLALELDLASLAGDEQSQSLTAGHGMTEASASFCCAPPPNCCNCSCS